From the genome of Triticum aestivum cultivar Chinese Spring chromosome 3B, IWGSC CS RefSeq v2.1, whole genome shotgun sequence, one region includes:
- the LOC123066240 gene encoding uncharacterized WD repeat-containing protein C17D11.16 isoform X2 yields MISSMSWVPRGAARSAPIQADPPTQEEIDEAMRSIALATENDGSAAADENYGEMEVDGADEEDSEDVARAKAAAEALGKTGSGGGVSDGLEELNMEEYDDEDDEPELLSTGRGDLYYENNEEDPHLVRNNDDDDGDEDEEIEDMAIKPTDMLIVCAHNEDEFNSLQVSIVEELEDGDLNMYVHHEVPLSDFPLCTGWMDFNFKDAKKEGNFIAVGTMDPAIEIWNLDIVDEVKPHIVLGGLSKNKEKVKGEKAKKYEGSHRSSVLGLAWNAVVRNALASASADKTVKVWDLYTGKCDRTLQHHDGKVQSVAWRSPEVLLTGSFDRSVAMTDMRGDGQSCHKWSVEADVESLACDPHNEHTFVVSLENGTVQAFDTRTASSHSNCGQPMFTLQAHDKAVSSISFTPSTPNLLATGSTDNTVKLWDLSNNQPSCVASLNPNLGAIFSVSFSNDSPFLLACGGSNGKLKVWNTLLEPAVANRFGK; encoded by the exons ATGATCTCGTCCATGTCCTGGGTGCCCAGGGGCGCCGCCAGGAGCGCACCCATCCAGGCGGACCCTCCCACGCAGGAGGAGATCGACGAGGCCATGAGGAGCATCGCCCTCGCCACAGA AAATGATGGCAGCGCCGCCGCCGACGAAAACTATGGCGAGATGGAGGTCGACGGCgccgacgaggaggacagtgaggaTGTCGCCCGGGCCAAGGCCGCCGCCGAGGCGCTCGGGAAGACCGGCTCGGGAGGCGGTGTCTCCGATGGGCTCGAGGAGCTCAACATGGAGGAATACGATGACGAGGACGACG AGCCCGAGCTTCTCAGTACCGGGAGGGGGGATTTGTACTATGAAAACAACGAAGAGGACCCTCATCTCGTCAGGAACAACGAT gatgatgatggtgatgaggaCGAGGAGATTGAAGACATGGCTATCAAACCTACTGATATGCTGATTGTTTGTGCACACAACGAGGATGAGTTCAATTCTCTTCAG GTTAGTATAGTGGAAGAGTTGGAGGACGGGGATCTTAATATGTATGTTCATCATGAGGTCCCTCTCTCAGATTTTCCACTCTGCACGGGTTGGATGGATTTTAACTTCAAGGATGCCAAGAAAGAAG GGAATTTCATTGCTGTTGGAACCATGGATCCTGCAATTGAAATATGGAACTTGGATATT GTTGATGAGGTCAAACCACATATTGTGCTAGGAGGACtttcaaaaaacaaagaaaaggttAAGGGGGAAAAG GCAAAGAAATACGAGGGTAGCCACAGAAGTTCTGTTCTTGGTCTTGCATGGAACGCGGTGGTAAG GAACGCTCTAGCTAGTGCAAGTGCAGACAAAACTGTTAAAGTTTGGGATTTATATACCGGTAAATGTGACCGCACACTGCAACATCATGATGGCAAG GTTCAGTCAGTTGCATGGAGGTCACCTGAAGTTCTTCTCACTGGATCTTTTGATAGATCAGTTGCCATG ACTGACATGAGAGGTGATGGACAAAGTTGTCATAAATGGTCCGTCGAAGCAGATGTGGAAAGCTTAGCTTGTGATCCACACAATGAACACACGTTTGTG GTTAGTCTTGAAAATGGGACGGTTCAAGCGTTTGATACGCGGACAGCTTCATCGCATTCTAATTGCGGCCAGCCCATGTTTACTCTGCAAGCACACGACAAGGCTGTTTCTTCAATATCCTTCACCCCATCTACCCCCAAT CTCCTTGCTACAGGTTCAACTGATAACACG GTGAAGCTCTGGGATCTGTCGAACAACCAGCCGTCATGCGTCGCTTCACTGAATCCAAACCTT GGAGCTATATTTTCGGTATCGTTTTCGAACGACAGCCCCTTCCTGCTAGCATGCGGAGGATCAAACGGCAAGCTGAAA GTCTGGAACACACTGTTGGAACCAGCGGTGGCTAATAGATTCGGCAAGTAG
- the LOC123066240 gene encoding uncharacterized WD repeat-containing protein C17D11.16 isoform X1 yields MISSMSWVPRGAARSAPIQADPPTQEEIDEAMRSIALATENDGSAAADENYGEMEVDGADEEDSEDVARAKAAAEALGKTGSGGGVSDGLEELNMEEYDDEDDVEPELLSTGRGDLYYENNEEDPHLVRNNDDDDGDEDEEIEDMAIKPTDMLIVCAHNEDEFNSLQVSIVEELEDGDLNMYVHHEVPLSDFPLCTGWMDFNFKDAKKEGNFIAVGTMDPAIEIWNLDIVDEVKPHIVLGGLSKNKEKVKGEKAKKYEGSHRSSVLGLAWNAVVRNALASASADKTVKVWDLYTGKCDRTLQHHDGKVQSVAWRSPEVLLTGSFDRSVAMTDMRGDGQSCHKWSVEADVESLACDPHNEHTFVVSLENGTVQAFDTRTASSHSNCGQPMFTLQAHDKAVSSISFTPSTPNLLATGSTDNTVKLWDLSNNQPSCVASLNPNLGAIFSVSFSNDSPFLLACGGSNGKLKVWNTLLEPAVANRFGK; encoded by the exons ATGATCTCGTCCATGTCCTGGGTGCCCAGGGGCGCCGCCAGGAGCGCACCCATCCAGGCGGACCCTCCCACGCAGGAGGAGATCGACGAGGCCATGAGGAGCATCGCCCTCGCCACAGA AAATGATGGCAGCGCCGCCGCCGACGAAAACTATGGCGAGATGGAGGTCGACGGCgccgacgaggaggacagtgaggaTGTCGCCCGGGCCAAGGCCGCCGCCGAGGCGCTCGGGAAGACCGGCTCGGGAGGCGGTGTCTCCGATGGGCTCGAGGAGCTCAACATGGAGGAATACGATGACGAGGACGACG TAGAGCCCGAGCTTCTCAGTACCGGGAGGGGGGATTTGTACTATGAAAACAACGAAGAGGACCCTCATCTCGTCAGGAACAACGAT gatgatgatggtgatgaggaCGAGGAGATTGAAGACATGGCTATCAAACCTACTGATATGCTGATTGTTTGTGCACACAACGAGGATGAGTTCAATTCTCTTCAG GTTAGTATAGTGGAAGAGTTGGAGGACGGGGATCTTAATATGTATGTTCATCATGAGGTCCCTCTCTCAGATTTTCCACTCTGCACGGGTTGGATGGATTTTAACTTCAAGGATGCCAAGAAAGAAG GGAATTTCATTGCTGTTGGAACCATGGATCCTGCAATTGAAATATGGAACTTGGATATT GTTGATGAGGTCAAACCACATATTGTGCTAGGAGGACtttcaaaaaacaaagaaaaggttAAGGGGGAAAAG GCAAAGAAATACGAGGGTAGCCACAGAAGTTCTGTTCTTGGTCTTGCATGGAACGCGGTGGTAAG GAACGCTCTAGCTAGTGCAAGTGCAGACAAAACTGTTAAAGTTTGGGATTTATATACCGGTAAATGTGACCGCACACTGCAACATCATGATGGCAAG GTTCAGTCAGTTGCATGGAGGTCACCTGAAGTTCTTCTCACTGGATCTTTTGATAGATCAGTTGCCATG ACTGACATGAGAGGTGATGGACAAAGTTGTCATAAATGGTCCGTCGAAGCAGATGTGGAAAGCTTAGCTTGTGATCCACACAATGAACACACGTTTGTG GTTAGTCTTGAAAATGGGACGGTTCAAGCGTTTGATACGCGGACAGCTTCATCGCATTCTAATTGCGGCCAGCCCATGTTTACTCTGCAAGCACACGACAAGGCTGTTTCTTCAATATCCTTCACCCCATCTACCCCCAAT CTCCTTGCTACAGGTTCAACTGATAACACG GTGAAGCTCTGGGATCTGTCGAACAACCAGCCGTCATGCGTCGCTTCACTGAATCCAAACCTT GGAGCTATATTTTCGGTATCGTTTTCGAACGACAGCCCCTTCCTGCTAGCATGCGGAGGATCAAACGGCAAGCTGAAA GTCTGGAACACACTGTTGGAACCAGCGGTGGCTAATAGATTCGGCAAGTAG